ACAGCAAACAGCATGCACATCATATCAAGGATCTGCATGTTCTGATAACTTACTGCATATGCATAAGCTCTGGACTGCTGACAGTAATTAGTTCATGTTAAAAAGATAATTGATGTTTAACAACACTGAAACAAATTTAGAGAGGCATCATGAGTGACTAAATGTGATGGCTAAAGGAAGCCTCTGAAGGGAAGGATTTGTGTTgtcaggaaaaaggaaattaaaaaaaaaaaagcagtctttagGTTTTGCCTTTTGACTAACACTGAAGTAGCAAAACAGTAGgattcactgttttgttttgcagtgtaTTTCCAAATACCTAATATTATATTGGGCTGAAGATTTTCAGACTGATCAAAGCTAAACGAAAGCATGCATTATACCAGGGCTTATaaatgcagtttatttaaaaaaagaaaaaaaaaaaaaacaaaccatcacCGTTTCTTTTTCAGGCCAGTGTTTTGACAGGAGACAGAGTTTGGAGAATGCCTCTTTTTGAACATTACACAAAACAAGTAACAGACTGTCCTCTTGCAGATCTGAGTAACATTGGAAAATACAGCAGGTAAGATGTACCAACATCCTCCATGTGACCCTTCCTTTCAGTGTATTTGTTTAATGTTGGTGCTGTTGGTGTTCCTGTAGAAACGATACAATTTTTCTGCTTCCCACAGAGCTGGAGGAGCATGCACAGCTGCTGCATTCCTGAAGGAATTTGTGACTGCCTCTCACTGGGCTCATTTAGATATAGCTGGTGTGATGTCGAACAAAGATGAGGTGCCCTATCTTCGAAAAGGCATGGCAGGGCGGCCCACAAGAACACTAGTGGAGTTTGCGGCTCGATTAAGTCAAGACAGTCACAATACCAAATAAAAGATGTATAAAAAAATCATCTACTctgccttaagaaaaaaatcttaatagtATTATTCATAAATGAATGCCCCAAGCATTTTTTCACTATGGCAATGAACTACAACTGCATTTTAGAAATCATTACTTGGGTAAGAATATCTCAGCTTTGAGATTTGTCATCCCATATtatgcagtttaaaataaaaaacgtTTTTTGAACTATTGAGATATTTAGTACCAAAACATCTGAACTCCTATTTTATATGTAAAGTGAGCATAATTACTGCAAACAGTAGATCTCTGATTTGGGTGTGTGTTTTAATCAGGAGAGAATTAACAATAGAAGATCATAGCTGTGCCTGTTTTGGGTGAATTGTAGGTGGTGTGAAAAGTAACGCTGCAAAGTTGCTTATAAAAAAGCCTTTCTTCCCTTCACAATCTAGCTGTTGATATGTATTGAGGTAGAAATGATGCACCATCAGATTGTTTAGGCTGCTGCATGGTTTCAGCACTAAATTATGTCAGGAGTCTTAAACAAATGCCAGCAAGGGTGTATCTGGTACCTGTTTTacaaaaactaaagaaagcaaGTTAGTGTTTGGTGAGTTTTGGGGGGGACCTGCTGCTGTCCCACGGGATCTCTGTCATCCTGCTGCTTCCCCCTTTGACGGCCGTGAGGCTGGCCGGCTCCAAGCAGGGCCACTATTCCCAGAATCAGTTCGGATGTCAAACAGCTTTAGCACTTAAAAAGCGGCGTGGTGTCATTGAGAAGTAGAGGTTTCCTGGTTTGTTTTAGggtggtgggtttgttttgttaagGGCTGGTGTGTAACGAGTAGCGATGACCTGCTGCTCCCCCAGGCGGGAGGCGCAGGAGGGCGCAGGCCGGCGGAGGAGGGCCCCGCTGGGCAGGACGGCGTcgctttctctgcttctcctcGTCGCCGCTGAAGGCGAGGGGCGATGCCGGGCAGCTCCGGCTGCCCCTGCGtgaggcggcgggggcgggcggaggTCCCGGCCCGCCCGAGGAGGACGGGCGGCCGCGGCACGCTGAGGCTGCGCGGGGCTCGCCTCCGGCTCCCGCCCCTTTGCGCATGCGCAGCCGCCCCCGAGCCGGCCGCGGCGCGCCATGGCGGGCGCGCTGGGCGGCATGTTCGCCAGCcagccgccggggccgccgccgccgccaccggggcCTCCCGGCGGGCCCGGTCCGGCCGGCCtcatcccgccgccgccggggccgcgcaACCCCAACAACACGCTCGTGGACGAGCTGGAAGCGTCCTTCGAGGTGTGTGGGCCGGGGTGGGGCAGGCCGCGGGTGCGCGCAGCCCTCAGCGCGCCGGCCCCCCGCGGCCCTCCGACCTCCGCGCTTCCCTCTCTCGCAGGCCTGCTTCGCCTCGCTGGTGAGCCAGGACTACGTGAACGGCACGGACCAGGAGGAGATCCGCACCGGTGAGGCcccggggggtggcggggggcgtCGCCGCGGTGCCCAGCGCCCCCCGCCTCacgcccgccgggccgggctgaGCCGAGCCGAGTCCTGGGCGGCTTTCGGACGCCGCCGAGGTGCTGCAGCTCGGCGTCACGAAAGCCCCGGCTGCGCCCCGGTTTTCTTCTGCAGGCCTGAAATGCAGCGGGGCACGGCTGGGGCTGCCAGCGTGTGGCTAACTGGCCCTAAAACTTCTTGCGAAGTTTTGCTAGTGCATTTGGGCTTCGCTGGGGGTGTATGTGCTTTGGCATAACTAAAAGAGGGTTAAAAACCATTTCGGGGTCGGTGAGGGGCATAACTGGGGGTTGCTCGCCCCTTCCCGGGTGGAACGCTGTCCACAGCAACGGGAGGCTCACAGGGAGAGAAACCCCCCGGGACCGACCGGGGGTTGGGGAAGTGTGCGAGTGCCAGCTGGCTGCCGGGCCGTGTGGGATCACCGTAACCGTGCCATGAAACGCACGGTTCAAAACCTGGGAAGGTAATGTGACGCATTATGAAGCTGTATGAAGCAACAGTAAAAGGCGGGAAGTATTTCCTAGTAGCAGTGCTTTAAGATTTGTGTGACACGCACCTCTGTGGGAAGTGTAATTAATACGGAACTGGTATAAACAGGAAGGTAAAAAATGGCCCTGACCATACTGTTTAGAAGTGTACTCCCTGAAAAATTTCAAAGCTTGACTCTAAAGCACCGTTTTGAAAACTCCTTTCTGGCTATGGGGTCACACTCATATGCTGGAATGGGACAGCTTTTATTATCAAAACAGTAGTGCATAATCTGTGAAGGCAGAATATTCTCCTAGATACACCTGTATTTTAGAACCTTACATTGAGTTTCTTGCTTGGGCATacagtgaaatgttttctttattcaacCAAGTCCCACAAATTATTTATCACTCTTTGTTGTGGtcaaaaatgtaataaaactcGGGAAGAAGAGTTGTCTTGCACCTTTAAAAGAAGTTCTTAAAGTTTGCAAAGCAACATTTTATATGTCATTTTAGTAAATCTGAagattttctttctggaaagtaCTGTGAAGTGTGTTTTTAATAGAATGCAGACAATGACCAGCATCAGCCCGATAACCTCTTGGAATATGTTCTTTCTATTCTGTTATTTTATGTTTAGGTGTTGATCAGTGCATCCAGAAATTTCTGGATGTTGCAAGACAAACTGAATGCTTTTTTCTACAAAAAAGACTGCAGCTATCAGTCCAGAAACCAGAGCAAGTAATTAAAGAGGtatgtttaaattaatttaccTGTGTTGTGCTAGATCAGATAAGCTGTGTACCAGTACAGTTAATCATCTTACTCACACTCATTTTGGGTTTCTCAACATGATGCTGTATCTTTAAGTTGGTAGAGCTCGACTGTTAACGTAGCTCTCACCATGAACCTGGAGAAGCTGGatgcctgctgctctgcagagtatTGGAACACAGATGATCGTTTCCTTGGAAGAAACAAACTAGTTAGTCAAATTTTGCTGGAAGTAATGATCTCTGAACTCTCTGACGCATGGGAGCAGAACCAGTGCATTCACAGTGCTTTCCCTCTCTTTTGTTAGACACTCTTCCATTATTAGGATTTCTGTAAGGTCAGCTTGAAAACTCAAGCTAAAAAATTACATGCTCTTTTATGTGAGGTGGTTATTCTCACGAATACAGACTATTTACTAATACACATTTTTTCATCCATAGGATGTTTCAGAATTAAGAAATGAATTGCAGAGAAAAGAAGCATTAATTCAGAAGCATTTGGGTAAACTGCGACACTGGCAACAGGTCCTGGAAGATATCAGTGTACAGCACAAAAAGCCTGCAGAAATGCCTCAAGGCCCATTAGCTTACCTAGAACAAGCATCTGCTAATATTCCTGCTCCAATGAAGCAAACGTGATCTTTGATTTTACATATCTGAGTATTTTCAACAATGCAAAGCAGTGTTCTTTTTACTTTGTATGCTTTTTGTATAATGTAATTTGTattacaaatataaacagttaagACAActaaacaaagtaattttttttttttttcaaatatggattgattttatatttcagtggaaaatacaCAGAGCTGCTACTCAGGATGCTTTCTGGTAGAAGTGTTTTCCAGAATGCATCCTGTTCCTTCTAGAAAGGGTGGCCCTAGCTCTCCCCTTACTATATCTTTGCTGGTAAGATGAAAATACTTGCAAAGATTACTATTTGGTTTTGCTGgaagatttaaatgttttgtgATCCAGTCATTATCCTAAGTACCACTATAGAAGCACTCTTAGAATTGTCTCTATCATCTAGGTCAGATCAAGAGTGTACTTTTTTGAAGGGAATTGTCCATCTCCACTGGACTTTTGCTCACCTCATGAAGGGGTCTTGGCACATACAAATTTGATTCTTATAGGATGAAATGAAATTGCAAAATGCAATATGCCTGTGGGGGCATATGTAGCGCAGGTCCCATATTAGTGGTGTTCTGTCTGTCAGGTCTGTGTAGAGATGGTCCAAAGTACCTacccccaaaataaaaagcactCATTGTGGATGTTGGGTCATCAGCTTCTGTTGGGGTGCACTATTCAGTAATGTAAGTGtagccaaaaaaatattttggaggtAGAAATAGCAAAGGAGCCCTGTCTCTCTATTACTAGGCAACAAGCTTAATTCATCGATACAGGCAGGAAAGCAACTTTCTAGGGACCCAGTCCCTAGAAATTATTAATTAGAATATTGTAACCCTGGAATTTAGAATTAGCAGTTGTGTACTGAACTTTCTGGTGTGCTTTAAAAGTTTTGGAGGCAGAGTGGGTGAAAACTAATGAAGAAGCCCTATGCAGTTCTGATCCTCTCACAGATACCAAGACACTCCTCGGTGTTACTTACTGTACACTGTTTTATCCCCTTGATTACATGTGTAAAAAGTGTCTTCTTGCCAAATCTGATGGTAAAGTCTCTTTCCAAACCAAGCAGTTCATCTTGGAAAAAATACTAAGACAGCTGGGATGAAAGCACTGGCCTGTAGAAGTATTCTGCTTCTTCTGCCACCTTTTCACCACCGGTGAGGTGCAGGGGCTGTTTTGTAGTAAGTGCTAGCATCTGCTGGTACAGTTCTTGCTGGCTGTGTGATACAAGAAGGGGTCAGGCTGGAGGTACACCTCTTCGCATGTGTAAAAGTTGTTAACATAGCTGGGCCCTACTGGTTGAAATTAAATGGGGATTCAACTTGTACAGCAGTTGAAAGATGAACTAGCCTGTCTTAAACACGGCTGCTGGTGGCACAATTCTCCACCTTTCACATTTGTTGATGAAGTACCGAAGTGTTAAATTTCTTCCTGGCTGTCTTTCCTCCCAGTAATGAGTTGGCTAGCATGATCTGATAAATGGAGTCATTCGCCCACTTTGCATGTAGGTGGGCATAAGAACAATGTTGAGATAAAATGCACAAGAACGCAGTTCCCAAAGATCTGGAACTGTATCACTCTGACTTGCACTTCAGCATAACATAGCACTACTTTGCAAAACATAGAAATGGATGATTTACAAGCAAGTTTTAATGTTCATACTTACATATTATCCTAATTTACCTGGCTGATACATGTACTGAAGTGCAACAGGAATATTGTATTTCAGTGCTGACTATACAAAACAGTTTATTAAGCAAACCAGAAAGTATTTCTAAACCAGCCTGCTATAAACATGCTACTCTTGGAGGTATACTGCATGGTGTACAGCTTAAAATAAGTTTAACAAAAACCtgttaaaaacttaaaaaaatacactattatatacagaaaatattttaaacagctgatGAAGCAAATGTGTAAATCTACAGAAATCATCTACAGAAATATCATTTTTCAGCTGAAGCCATTGACAGGATGTTATCAGAGACCAAATTGCATATTTAATGTAATTGTGGAGTGGTAAAGCCTTTTGATTAAAAAGTCTCTTCAGATAACAGTATCCAGAATTTTGCTTTTACCTGATTTTTTACAGAGGttgttaaaaaaatgcatttttctgaaatccATGCCTATAACTCCATAGTTATTAGATGTAAGAGAATGCAGTAGTTCCTAATTATTTATTTGGGAATTActtccctccccccgccccttcaTATATTGGATTATCATTCCCTAAAAGAAGACAGGAACAGGTTTGTAGTAAATCTGAGAAGTATGGAAAtactttgctttaaaatgaaaaatacttagtAAACCATTCTTGATGCTGAGGGTCTTGGGTTTGGTCATCTTTGGTTTGTGGTGGTTCATTGCCATGTGTCCTGTGCAAACAAATAAGCATTAGCATCACTCACTTACAATCTTATCagtatttaatacttttttcctcaTGATCCTATGAACTCATCTGTGCTTACACGAACTGGATGAGGCCAAGAGGTGCCAGCTACAATTTCTAGTGGGATCTGTGCTAGCCGGGTAACTGGGCTAACAGCACTGGTAGTAACGAAGGTGTGAAGGAGAGCTAAACGGCTGTGGAGAAATGTTTGAACATAATTCTTGATGCTTCAAGAATATGAAGTcttgaaaatgagaaaattgcAGCTGCAATTCactctttaaaatatgaaatatgattTATGCGTTAAAAATGTTTGGTAAAAGTTTTATTTGGAACTGAAAGATTTATCTGAATATTAACTGGATTTTATAATCAATCCTATTACATAGTGTCTGATTTTTCAGCAGCCAGGATGCTTTTTTAACGTTTATATTAATTTCAGTTTGCTTATAGTAGCAAATATGACTTCACTTATCATTGATTTAAAAGAGTAGTAAGTAGCTGCCAAGCTACCTGCAGTCTCCCTGTACGtttctcttt
The sequence above is drawn from the Strix aluco isolate bStrAlu1 chromosome 4, bStrAlu1.hap1, whole genome shotgun sequence genome and encodes:
- the MED28 gene encoding mediator of RNA polymerase II transcription subunit 28, translating into MAGALGGMFASQPPGPPPPPPGPPGGPGPAGLIPPPPGPRNPNNTLVDELEASFEACFASLVSQDYVNGTDQEEIRTGVDQCIQKFLDVARQTECFFLQKRLQLSVQKPEQVIKEDVSELRNELQRKEALIQKHLGKLRHWQQVLEDISVQHKKPAEMPQGPLAYLEQASANIPAPMKQT